From a single Miscanthus floridulus cultivar M001 chromosome 8, ASM1932011v1, whole genome shotgun sequence genomic region:
- the LOC136469047 gene encoding polyphenol oxidase II, chloroplastic-like, with the protein MLLWEAALPWLNSKPTRFSGGKTTRSSVPAKPKVVSESPLTLTKEAVDVPSVAIPAKQPRKDLVLLIEGIEDDPQINNKFDVIINVPKEDAGKVGPKVCEYAGSFTAVPSSNAAGGTLVGKVTLFIDGVLEDLGLTGESAVDIVLVPHTDEIKIYLPPTIENA; encoded by the exons ATGCTCTTG tgGGAGGCGGCGCTGCCGTGGCTCAACAGCAAGCCCACCCGGTTCTCCGGCGGCAAGACGACGAGGTCATCCGTGCCGGCGAAGCCCAAGGTGGTGTCGGAGTCCCCGCTGACCCTGACGAAGGAGGCCGTGGACGTGCCGTCGGTGGCGATCCCGGCGAAGCAGCCCAGGAAGGACCTGGTGCTGCTCATCGAGGGCATCGAGGACGACCCCCAGATCAACAACAAGTTCGACGTCATCATCAACGTGCCCAAGGAGGACGCCGGCAAGGTGGGGCCCAAGGTCTGCGAGTACGCCGGCAGCTTCACCGCCGTGCCCAGCTCCAACGCCGCCGGCGGGACGCTCGTGGGGAAGGTCACGCTCTTCATCGACGGCGTGCTGGAAGACCTCGGGCTCACCGGCGAGAGCGCCGTCGACATCGTGCTGGTTCCTCACACGGACGAGATCAAGATCTACCTGCCCCCGACCATCGAGAACGCATGA
- the LOC136471986 gene encoding polyphenol oxidase I, chloroplastic-like — MATASGFSSFLVPATAVASRPSACPSTLPKKNAARPRLRTVQCRASGGRGDDVDSRLLWLPRREVLTGLSSVAAGFVGYPDLASIALEANPVESCCRGEKVTDKIVECSDPNRDFPCPPIPIVDFTPERTVTRIRRPAHDLDAEYQAKYKEAVRKMRALDKSNPLSFAAQAAVHESYCDGHYRLDPTEKNRPFDVHFSWIFAPWHRMYMYFYERALGDLIGDDTFALPYWSWDTPAGMGIPAVFKGISTAENPLFDPYRNMDNRDALIDLDYQKTDRRPTIPFKPPPAWDAAARKAYDDAVRTNLSTIYIQQVRDGKGPRAYLGEKLCSEASSRVKEVNERSKRRQGGGGAPKVKMSNAAGTLENLAHTTVHVWAGRSSPKAPATCSVDGGGVVGHDGQPHCNNDMGFLGTAGRDPLFYSHHANVDRMWHLWSTKLCGRGFDDPAWLDTSFVFYDDVKSPRLVRMKFRDVLDTANLGYTYDKESEAALPWLNSKPTRFSGGKTTRSSAPAKPKVVSEFPLTLTKEAVDVPSVAIPAKQPGKDLVLLIEGIEYDPQINNKFDVIINVPKEDAGKVGPKDCEYAGSFTAVPSSNAAGGTLVGKVTLFIDGVLEDLGLTGESAVDIVLVPHTDEEIKIYLPPTIENA, encoded by the exons ATGGCGACGGCCAGCGGCTTCAGCAGCTTCCTCGTCCCGGCGACTGCTGTCGCCTCGAGACCCTCTGCATGCCCATCCACGCTCCCCAAGAAGAATGCCGCTAGGCCCCGGCTGCGCACAGTGCAGTGCAGGGCCAGCGGCGGCCGTGGCGACGACGTCGATAGCCGCCTCCTCTGGCTGCCCCGGCGGGAAGTGCTCACCGGCCTGAGCAGCGTCGCCGCCGGCTTCGTCGGGTACCCGGACCTGGCGTCCATCGCCCTGGAGGCGAACCCCGTGGAGAGCTGCTGCCGGGGCGAGAAGGTGACGGACAAGATCGTGGAGTGCTCGGACCCGAACCGAGACTTCCCGTGCCCGCCGATCCCCATCGTGGACTTCACGCCGGAGCGCACGGTGACGCGCATCCGCAGGCCGGCGCACGACCTGGACGCGGAGTACCAGGCGAAGTACAAGGAAGCCGTCAGGAAGATGCGGGCGCTGGACAAGTCGAACCCGCTGAGCTTCGCGGCGCAGGCGGCCGTCCACGAGTCCTACTGCGACGGGCACTACCGGCTGGACCCGACGGAGAAGAACCGCCCCTTCGACGTGCACTTCTCGTGGATCTTCGCGCCGTGGCACCGCATGTACATGTACTTCTACGAGCGCGCCCTCGGCGACCTCATCGGCGACGACACCTTCGCTCTGCCGTACTGGAGCTGGGACACGCCGGCCGGCATGGGGATACCGGCCGTCTTCAAGGGGATCTCCACGGCCGAGAACCCGCTGTTCGACCCCTACCGCAACATGGACAACAGAGACGCCCTGATCGACCTCGACTATCAGAAAACCGACAGACGGCCGACCATCCCCTTCAAGCCGCCGCCGGCGTGGGACGCCGCCGCGCGCAAGGCGTACGATGACGCCGTTCGGACCAACCTTTCCACCATATACATTCAG CAAGTCCGTGACGGCAAGGGGCCCCGTGCGTACCTCGGCGAGAAGCTGTGCAGCGAGGCGAGCTCCCGGGTGAAGGAGGTGAACGAGCGTTCCAAGAGGCGgcaaggaggcggcggcgcgccGAAGGTGAAGATGAGCAACGCGGCGGGCACGCTGGAAAATTTGGCGCACACGACGGTGCACGTGTGGGCCGGCAGGTCGAGCCCCAAGGCTCCGGCCACCTGCTCCGTGGACGGAGGCGGGGTGGTGGGGCATGACGGCCAGCCGCACTGCAACAACGACATGGGGTTCCTGGGCACGGCGGGGCGGGACCCGCTCTTCTACTCGCACCACGCCAACGTGGACCGGATGTGGCACCTCTGGTCCACCAAGCTCTGCGGCAGGGGCTTCGACGACCCGGCGTGGCTGGACACCAGCTTCGTCTTCTACGACGACGTCAAGAGCCCGCGGCTGGTGCGGATGAAGTTCCGCGACGTGCTCGACACGGCCAACCTCGGGTACACCTACGACAAGGAGTCGGAGGCGGCGCTGCCGTGGCTCAACAGCAAGCCCACCCGGTTCTCCGGCGGCAAGACGACGAGGTCGTCCGCGCCGGCGAAGCCCAAGGTGGTGTCGGAGTTCCCGCTGACCCTGACGAAGGAGGCCGTGGACGTGCCGTCGGTGGCGATCCCGGCGAAGCAGCCCGGGAAGGACCTGGTGCTGCTCATCGAGGGCATCGAGTACGACCCCCAGATCAACAACAAGTTCGACGTCATCATCAACGTGCCCAAGGAGGACGCCGGCAAGGTGGGGCCCAAGGACTGCGAGTACGCCGGCAGCTTCACCGCCGTGCCCAGCTCCAACGCCGCCGGCGGGACGCTCGTGGGGAAGGTCACGCTCTTCATCGACGGCGTGCTGGAAGACCTCGGGCTCACCGGCGAGAGCGCCGTCGACATCGTGCTGGTTCCTCACACGGACGAGGAGATCAAGATCTACCTGCCCCCGACCATCGAGAACGCATGA